One Streptococcus gallolyticus subsp. gallolyticus DSM 16831 DNA window includes the following coding sequences:
- a CDS encoding YesL family protein has translation MKFDYNNRLFQAVTEICNFIALNLLFLITCFPIITIGPALSSLFYVTLRYADDKSGYLVKDYLIQLKSDLKNRFLISFIFLLAGALLSFLTLFWFSVQTTIGTIFAVICLALLLLLIVAFIICCALSGRYQNSLRQTLKNSFLLAIASPWHSIIILSIPVALLCLGVIMSSFKIFLVLFGASLSAYCSAFCLLSLFKKFEWR, from the coding sequence ATGAAATTTGACTACAATAATCGACTATTCCAAGCAGTAACTGAAATCTGCAATTTTATCGCATTGAATCTTTTGTTTCTAATAACGTGTTTTCCAATTATAACCATTGGACCTGCCCTTTCTTCTTTGTTCTATGTCACCTTACGATACGCTGATGACAAGAGTGGTTATCTCGTAAAAGACTACCTTATTCAATTAAAATCCGATTTAAAAAATAGATTTCTGATTAGTTTTATCTTCTTGCTGGCTGGAGCTCTGCTTAGCTTTTTAACCTTATTTTGGTTTTCAGTCCAAACAACTATCGGAACTATATTTGCAGTGATTTGTTTAGCACTTCTTCTGCTTCTTATCGTTGCATTTATCATTTGCTGTGCGCTTAGCGGACGCTATCAAAACAGCTTACGCCAGACACTCAAGAACAGTTTTTTATTGGCAATTGCTTCCCCTTGGCATTCCATTATCATTCTTTCTATTCCTGTGGCATTACTCTGCTTGGGAGTGATTATGAGTTCGTTTAAGATTTTCCTTGTCTTATTTGGAGCTTCGTTAAGCGCTTATTGCTCTGCTTTTTGCCTATTATCATTATTTAAAAAATTTGAATGGCGATAA
- a CDS encoding sensor histidine kinase yields the protein MKINFFKHSINDFSIKHQLRLIILPILVSSVLIIGGYLVYDSTRQLNVNYHSLATQDAQHTRSIIHDTCSNFKKYADALTNDSQLRSLLEENYSDNESATQAIDNYQYLNNVYKQDTAIKSILVYSDNTSLPNYQHFISMTHDDMAKEAWYEKASEQWSAFWLTIPDDDDDFQYLTIYQRVPMPLSDNMAVLEIKMDYNYLKNRINNSNYLNQMFLNQDTIFYSDKFSEVSTKAISINESVSTKVAANYVHNNNNQTTLLAYTALPLSNGTNSDTVYIYSFDTNAFSAILENGLRWSGILIFILSISIILTLYFSRFFSSRIQKLQETVYRASIEDYSFFNEIAGHDEISTISLNFHKIINHIKKKEEEIYQSKITEQELLNQQQKMAFSILASQINPHFLFNTLETIRMTALQHKDRDVANAIRLLSKSMRYTLSNQGKRITSLQEELDAIQVYTQIQQLRFGERVHYNCIIDPELNPKEIYLLPLLIQPLIENAISHGLESVAQNGFVTLAISLQEPNTLCISVSDNGVGIEPAKLARIQEDISKNDIEDTSHIGLKNVHNRIKQYYGDQYGLFISSIKGQGTMIKLLFPLQRQVDDDN from the coding sequence ATGAAAATAAATTTTTTTAAGCATTCAATTAATGATTTTTCAATCAAGCATCAACTCCGTTTGATTATCTTACCTATTCTGGTCTCTTCTGTGCTTATTATCGGTGGTTATCTGGTGTATGACTCAACACGGCAATTAAACGTAAACTATCATAGTTTAGCCACTCAAGATGCACAGCACACACGCTCCATTATCCATGACACGTGCAGCAATTTCAAAAAATACGCCGACGCTCTCACCAATGATAGCCAGCTGCGAAGCTTGCTAGAAGAAAACTATTCTGATAATGAAAGTGCTACTCAAGCCATTGATAATTATCAATATCTTAATAATGTTTACAAGCAAGATACTGCTATCAAAAGCATTTTAGTTTATAGTGATAACACAAGCCTGCCAAATTACCAACATTTCATCTCAATGACACATGATGACATGGCAAAAGAAGCTTGGTATGAAAAGGCTAGTGAGCAATGGAGTGCCTTCTGGCTAACCATTCCTGACGATGATGATGACTTTCAATATTTGACCATTTATCAACGAGTTCCCATGCCTTTGTCGGACAACATGGCTGTTCTTGAAATCAAAATGGATTACAATTATTTAAAAAATAGAATCAACAATTCCAATTATCTCAATCAGATGTTTCTTAACCAAGATACGATTTTTTATTCTGATAAATTTTCTGAAGTTAGCACGAAAGCCATCAGCATTAACGAAAGTGTCAGCACAAAAGTTGCCGCCAATTATGTTCACAACAATAACAACCAAACCACATTATTAGCCTACACTGCTCTGCCATTGTCAAATGGTACCAATTCGGATACGGTGTATATCTACTCTTTTGATACTAACGCTTTTTCAGCCATTCTTGAAAATGGGCTCCGCTGGTCAGGCATTCTCATCTTCATTTTGAGTATTTCCATTATACTCACGCTTTATTTTTCACGATTTTTCTCAAGCCGTATCCAAAAACTTCAAGAGACTGTTTACCGTGCTTCTATCGAAGATTATAGTTTCTTCAATGAAATCGCCGGTCATGATGAAATTTCAACCATTTCGCTTAATTTTCACAAGATTATCAATCACATCAAGAAAAAAGAAGAAGAAATTTATCAATCAAAAATCACGGAGCAAGAACTGCTCAACCAGCAACAAAAAATGGCATTTAGCATTCTAGCTAGCCAGATTAATCCACATTTTTTATTTAACACCTTGGAAACGATTCGGATGACAGCTCTGCAGCACAAAGACCGTGATGTCGCTAATGCCATTCGCCTGCTGTCAAAATCAATGCGTTACACCTTGTCCAATCAAGGAAAACGCATTACCAGCCTGCAAGAGGAATTAGATGCTATTCAAGTTTATACCCAAATTCAGCAACTTCGTTTTGGCGAACGTGTCCATTACAACTGTATCATTGACCCTGAACTCAATCCAAAAGAGATTTATCTTTTGCCACTTTTGATTCAGCCGCTGATTGAAAATGCCATTTCACACGGTTTAGAATCAGTCGCTCAAAATGGTTTTGTGACACTAGCCATTTCCTTACAAGAACCTAACACCCTTTGCATTAGCGTGAGTGATAACGGAGTAGGTATTGAACCTGCTAAACTCGCACGCATTCAAGAGGACATTTCTAAAAATGACATTGAAGACACTAGCCACATTGGACTAAAAAACGTTCACAACCGCATTAAACAGTATTACGGTGATCAATACGGACTATTTATTAGCAGCATAAAAGGACAAGGAACCATGATTAAACTCCTTTTCCCACTCCAAAGACAAGTTGATGATGATAACTAA
- a CDS encoding beta-galactosidase has protein sequence MTQFQTILFGGDYNPEQWPKEIWQEDMRLFDLAHINSTTINVFSWATIQPSENEYDFEQLDEIVNMLVERDYKIIFATSTAALPAWLCRRYPEVTRTDFEGRHHRFSHRHNACPNSPVFQYYAKKLAGKLAERYGHLDNVVCWHISNEYGGECYCDNCAKAFRVWLKAKYGTIEAVNKAWNMQFWGHTLYDWDEIVLPNVLGEAIGTEKTAFAGLSLDYRRFMSDSILQNFKDERDAIREFDSKTPVTTNLMGTYKPLDYFKFAKEMDIVSWDNYPAYNTPASFTAMTHDLMRGLKAGQPFMLMEQTPSQQNWQPYNSLKKPGQMRSMSYQAMAHGADTVQFFQLRRSVGGCEKFHGAVIDHVGHEHTRVFREVSQLGVELARLGDQFLGARTPAKVGIIFDWPNYWGLEYASGPTIDLKYVDQIHHYYKELYRRQIDVDMVSLEQDFSQYDLLIAPCLYMVNQEQTRKIEDFVRKGGHFVTTMMSGIVDETDNVHLGGYPGPLKDVLGIWVEEFDALPPEYRENVQFKSGERAKAQLLCDVIHLNDAQALAYYDSQEFYNSYPVVTQNHFENGNAYYVGTMLDEVGLSALFDSILGTLGIESRVLPDGLELKTRRKGDKTYQFLINHTAQTIPCNLALTGYDLLSQKQIENITEIPAFDVKIIVQ, from the coding sequence ATGACACAATTTCAAACGATATTATTTGGTGGAGATTACAATCCTGAGCAATGGCCAAAGGAAATTTGGCAGGAAGATATGCGCTTGTTTGACTTGGCTCATATCAATTCAACGACAATCAATGTGTTTTCTTGGGCAACGATTCAACCGTCAGAAAATGAGTATGATTTTGAACAGTTGGACGAGATTGTCAATATGCTGGTAGAGCGTGATTACAAGATTATTTTTGCCACCTCGACGGCGGCTTTACCTGCTTGGCTTTGTCGTCGTTATCCAGAAGTGACGCGGACAGATTTTGAAGGACGTCATCATCGTTTTAGTCATCGTCATAATGCATGTCCAAATAGCCCAGTTTTCCAATATTATGCTAAAAAATTAGCTGGAAAATTAGCAGAGCGTTACGGTCATCTTGACAATGTTGTTTGTTGGCATATTTCAAATGAATATGGCGGTGAATGTTATTGTGATAACTGTGCTAAAGCGTTTCGCGTATGGTTGAAAGCAAAATACGGCACAATTGAAGCGGTCAACAAAGCATGGAATATGCAATTTTGGGGGCATACGCTGTATGACTGGGATGAGATTGTCCTGCCTAATGTGTTAGGTGAAGCCATTGGAACTGAAAAAACAGCTTTTGCAGGGCTATCGCTCGATTATCGCCGTTTTATGTCGGATTCTATTTTGCAAAATTTCAAAGATGAGCGTGATGCGATTAGAGAATTTGATTCAAAAACACCTGTCACAACCAATCTAATGGGAACTTACAAGCCACTTGATTATTTCAAATTTGCGAAAGAAATGGACATTGTTTCGTGGGATAATTACCCTGCCTATAATACGCCAGCTAGTTTTACAGCTATGACGCATGATTTGATGCGGGGATTAAAGGCTGGACAACCTTTTATGCTAATGGAACAGACACCTAGTCAGCAAAATTGGCAACCGTATAATTCCTTGAAGAAGCCAGGTCAAATGCGAAGCATGAGCTATCAAGCCATGGCACATGGAGCGGATACGGTTCAATTCTTCCAGCTTCGTCGCTCGGTTGGCGGTTGTGAAAAATTCCATGGAGCAGTGATTGACCATGTGGGACATGAGCACACTCGTGTTTTTAGAGAAGTTAGTCAGCTTGGAGTGGAACTAGCTCGCCTTGGCGACCAATTTTTAGGAGCAAGAACACCTGCTAAAGTTGGTATTATCTTTGATTGGCCAAATTACTGGGGCTTAGAATACGCCAGTGGACCGACAATCGATTTAAAATATGTTGACCAAATTCATCATTACTATAAAGAATTGTACCGCCGTCAGATAGATGTTGATATGGTTAGCTTAGAGCAAGATTTCAGTCAATACGATCTTTTAATTGCACCGTGTCTATATATGGTCAACCAAGAGCAAACGCGAAAGATTGAAGACTTTGTGCGAAAGGGTGGGCATTTTGTTACAACGATGATGAGTGGCATTGTTGATGAGACAGATAATGTTCATTTGGGTGGTTACCCAGGACCGTTAAAAGATGTTTTGGGGATTTGGGTTGAAGAATTTGACGCCTTGCCACCAGAATATCGTGAAAATGTCCAATTTAAATCAGGGGAAAGAGCGAAAGCACAGCTCTTATGTGACGTTATTCATTTGAATGACGCGCAGGCATTGGCTTATTATGATAGTCAGGAATTTTATAATAGCTATCCTGTGGTGACACAAAATCATTTTGAAAATGGTAACGCTTATTATGTTGGCACAATGTTAGACGAAGTTGGTTTGTCAGCTTTGTTTGATAGCATTTTGGGAACACTAGGCATTGAAAGTCGGGTATTGCCAGACGGATTGGAATTAAAAACACGCCGCAAAGGTGATAAAACATATCAATTCTTAATCAATCACACAGCCCAAACAATCCCATGCAACTTAGCATTGACAGGCTATGATTTACTAAGCCAAAAGCAGATAGAAAATATCACAGAAATTCCAGCATTTGACGTGAAAATCATTGTACAGTAA
- a CDS encoding glycoside hydrolase family 1 protein: MYHKTLDDFPKEFLWGAASAAYQVEGAWDADGKGPSVWDQFSKIPNKTFEGTNGDVAVDHYHRYKEDVALMKKMGLKAYRFSVAWSRVIPDGDGQVNQAGLAFYANLIDELISNGIEPVLTLYHWDLPLALQERYGGWESRKTINAFLKYCDILFTAFKDKVKYWVTFNEQNVFTTLGYRLEAHPPGVRDLKRMYEANHIVNLANAKAIALFHQMVPNGLIGPSFGYGPMYPLTANPTDVLAAENGEALNNSWWLDVYCKGQYPKVIFKQLKALGLAPTLEEGDDEILKLGKPDFVGINYYHGGTAKVNGFEDTEEAVATDKDSNVTDPYLMQNNRSEEASPEKVMFAVVDNPYLEKTDWGWEIDPAGFRVALRRIYDRYDLPVFVTENGLGAIDELTANGEIHDDYRIQYLEKHLLEMKKAITDGVEVIGYCAWSFTDLLSWLNGYKKRYGFVYVNRDEYSEKDLARIPKDSFYWYQTVIETNGSDIN; encoded by the coding sequence ATGTATCATAAGACGTTAGATGATTTTCCGAAAGAGTTTTTATGGGGAGCGGCATCGGCTGCTTATCAGGTCGAAGGTGCTTGGGATGCGGATGGTAAAGGCCCATCAGTTTGGGACCAATTTTCTAAGATTCCAAATAAGACCTTTGAAGGCACTAATGGAGATGTGGCAGTTGACCATTATCACCGCTACAAAGAAGATGTTGCTTTAATGAAGAAAATGGGCTTGAAAGCTTATCGTTTCAGTGTGGCATGGTCACGTGTCATTCCAGACGGTGATGGTCAAGTCAATCAAGCTGGTTTAGCTTTTTATGCTAATTTGATTGATGAATTGATTAGCAATGGCATTGAGCCTGTTTTGACGCTTTATCATTGGGATTTGCCACTTGCTTTGCAAGAACGCTATGGCGGTTGGGAATCACGCAAAACCATCAATGCCTTTTTGAAATATTGTGATATTTTGTTCACGGCTTTTAAAGATAAAGTGAAATATTGGGTGACCTTTAATGAGCAAAATGTTTTCACGACGCTAGGTTATCGTTTGGAAGCACACCCACCTGGAGTTCGTGATTTAAAACGAATGTATGAAGCTAATCATATTGTTAATTTGGCGAATGCGAAAGCAATTGCACTTTTCCACCAAATGGTGCCAAATGGTTTGATTGGTCCAAGTTTTGGTTATGGTCCTATGTATCCGTTGACGGCAAATCCAACAGACGTTTTGGCAGCTGAAAATGGGGAAGCCTTGAATAATAGCTGGTGGCTTGATGTTTATTGTAAAGGGCAATATCCTAAGGTTATTTTTAAACAGTTAAAAGCCTTGGGCTTGGCACCAACATTGGAGGAAGGTGACGACGAGATTTTGAAATTAGGCAAGCCAGATTTTGTCGGAATCAATTATTATCATGGCGGAACAGCTAAAGTTAATGGTTTTGAAGATACAGAAGAAGCTGTCGCTACGGATAAAGACTCGAATGTCACAGATCCTTATTTAATGCAAAATAATCGCAGCGAAGAAGCCTCACCAGAAAAAGTCATGTTTGCGGTTGTTGACAATCCTTATTTGGAAAAAACGGACTGGGGTTGGGAAATTGACCCTGCAGGGTTCAGAGTGGCTTTGCGCCGTATCTATGACCGTTATGACTTGCCAGTTTTTGTTACTGAAAATGGTCTAGGTGCCATTGATGAATTAACGGCTAACGGAGAAATTCATGACGATTACCGTATTCAATACCTCGAAAAACACCTGCTTGAGATGAAAAAGGCAATTACTGACGGTGTTGAGGTTATTGGTTACTGTGCTTGGTCGTTTACCGATTTGTTGAGTTGGTTGAATGGTTATAAAAAACGTTATGGTTTTGTCTATGTTAATCGTGATGAATATTCTGAAAAAGATTTGGCAAGAATTCCTAAGGATAGTTTTTACTGGTATCAAACTGTCATTGAAACCAATGGTTCTGATATCAACTAG
- a CDS encoding TIGR01906 family membrane protein: MKNKLWTFSTWLWLLALAVLVAIYGAWLIYPLEVDWLKLTLQVTITKDDLLKNFNILMTYLTNPLSHTLSMPDFPSSTDGLKHFRDVKHLFHLAQAVFVVLLYPSWRFWKNSRAEKSLFLHQRAFTLAAVLPVLIAVAGLLIGFDQFFTLFHEVLFPGDSTWLFNPATDPIIWVLPEEFFLHCFIIFFVTYEVIMIGLLVIARRQLTKRLQDQQKHPKTIKVERND; this comes from the coding sequence ATGAAAAATAAACTTTGGACGTTTAGCACTTGGCTCTGGCTCCTTGCTCTAGCTGTCTTGGTAGCTATTTATGGTGCTTGGCTGATTTACCCTTTGGAAGTTGATTGGCTCAAACTAACCCTTCAGGTCACGATTACAAAAGACGACCTCTTGAAAAACTTTAATATTCTGATGACCTATCTGACCAATCCACTTTCGCACACCCTTTCTATGCCAGATTTCCCGTCATCAACAGACGGGCTCAAGCATTTTCGTGACGTTAAGCATTTATTTCACCTAGCGCAAGCTGTTTTTGTGGTGCTGCTGTATCCGTCTTGGCGTTTTTGGAAAAATAGCAGAGCTGAAAAATCACTTTTTCTACATCAAAGAGCGTTTACTTTAGCAGCTGTTTTACCTGTGCTAATTGCAGTAGCAGGATTGCTGATTGGCTTTGACCAATTTTTTACGCTATTTCATGAAGTGCTTTTCCCTGGTGATTCAACATGGCTGTTCAACCCCGCCACAGACCCAATTATCTGGGTTTTACCAGAGGAATTTTTCTTGCATTGTTTTATCATTTTCTTTGTCACTTACGAAGTTATTATGATTGGCTTACTTGTCATTGCTCGCCGTCAATTGACTAAACGTCTGCAAGACCAACAGAAACATCCGAAAACCATTAAGGTAGAAAGGAACGATTAA
- a CDS encoding TIGR01457 family HAD-type hydrolase, which yields MTYKGYLIDLDGTIYKGKNRIPAGERFIQRLQERNIPYVLVTNNTTRTPEKVQEMLATQFNVHTPLETIYTATMATIDYMNDMNRGKTVYVIGETGLKTAIAEAGYVEDTENPAYVVVGLDTQLTYEMLAVATLAIQKGAVFIGTNPDLNIPTERGLMPGAGSINKLLETATRVQPVFIGKPNAIIMNKALDVLGVKREEAIMVGDNYLTDIMAGIQNDIATLLVTTGFTKPEEVPTLPVKPDHVLASLDEWNFDEK from the coding sequence ATGACTTATAAAGGCTATTTGATTGATTTAGATGGAACAATTTACAAAGGGAAAAATCGTATTCCTGCTGGGGAACGTTTTATTCAACGTTTGCAAGAACGTAATATTCCTTATGTTTTGGTGACGAATAATACAACACGCACACCAGAAAAAGTTCAAGAAATGCTTGCGACACAATTCAATGTGCATACACCGCTTGAAACGATTTATACAGCAACAATGGCGACGATTGATTACATGAATGACATGAATCGTGGAAAAACAGTTTATGTGATTGGTGAAACGGGTTTGAAAACAGCTATTGCTGAGGCTGGCTATGTTGAAGATACTGAAAATCCAGCATATGTGGTTGTCGGACTAGATACGCAACTAACTTATGAAATGCTTGCCGTTGCAACGCTTGCCATTCAAAAAGGAGCAGTCTTTATTGGAACGAATCCTGATTTGAATATCCCAACGGAGCGTGGGTTAATGCCAGGGGCTGGTTCGATTAATAAACTCTTGGAGACTGCAACACGTGTGCAGCCAGTCTTTATCGGCAAACCAAATGCGATTATCATGAATAAAGCTTTGGATGTTCTGGGAGTTAAACGTGAAGAAGCTATCATGGTTGGTGATAATTATTTAACAGATATTATGGCAGGAATTCAAAATGATATTGCTACTTTGCTTGTGACGACTGGTTTCACCAAACCAGAAGAAGTGCCTACCCTTCCAGTGAAACCTGACCATGTCCTTGCTAGCTTAGATGAATGGAATTTTGATGAAAAATAA
- a CDS encoding NUDIX hydrolase N-terminal domain-containing protein: MTVDDKKWVDWLVRLQSLAQAGLAYGRDKYDIERFKEIREIAVAMMAELSQLPAQKVADLFANETGYQTPKIDTRAAIFQDDKILLVQEANGKWALPGGWCDVDQSVAENTLKEVKEEAGLDVELERVIAIQDREKHNQPVSAHKICKIFSLCHAKGGHFTKNLETIASGYFACDNLPELAESKTTKEQIAMCFTAYYDENWKTLID, translated from the coding sequence ATGACTGTTGATGATAAGAAGTGGGTTGATTGGCTTGTTCGTTTGCAATCTTTGGCACAAGCAGGGCTAGCTTATGGTCGCGATAAGTATGATATTGAACGTTTTAAGGAAATTCGAGAGATTGCAGTTGCAATGATGGCTGAATTATCGCAGTTACCAGCTCAGAAAGTGGCTGATTTGTTTGCTAACGAAACGGGCTATCAAACCCCAAAAATCGATACACGCGCAGCTATTTTTCAAGATGACAAGATTTTACTAGTGCAAGAAGCTAATGGAAAGTGGGCGCTGCCAGGTGGTTGGTGTGATGTTGACCAATCTGTGGCGGAAAACACGCTTAAAGAGGTGAAAGAAGAAGCTGGACTTGATGTGGAATTGGAGCGCGTGATTGCTATTCAAGACCGTGAAAAACACAATCAACCAGTTTCTGCTCACAAGATTTGTAAGATTTTTTCATTATGCCATGCCAAAGGTGGGCATTTTACAAAGAATTTAGAAACGATAGCAAGTGGGTATTTTGCGTGTGACAACCTGCCTGAGCTTGCTGAATCTAAGACAACGAAAGAGCAGATTGCGATGTGCTTTACTGCTTATTACGATGAGAATTGGAAAACACTAATTGACTAA
- a CDS encoding acyl-ACP thioesterase domain-containing protein — protein sequence MGLSYQENYQVPFYESDINHNMKLPQLLSLVLQVSGKQSLSLGMSDDYIYQTYNLVWIITEYAIEIERLPKYTENIVIETVPTAYNKLFCYRDFNVYGESGDKIMTIHSTFVLMDYDSRKVHPVIDEIVDVYDVEKIKKISRGPRYESLENPEETTYHVRFFDLDLNGHVNNSKYLEWMYDVLDVAFLEEHIPHHINLKYVKEVHYGHDIKSRVETDGLITKHEIVTQGAVHAQARIEWKEK from the coding sequence ATGGGATTAAGTTATCAAGAAAATTATCAAGTACCTTTTTACGAAAGTGACATTAATCACAACATGAAATTGCCGCAACTTTTATCGTTAGTGTTGCAAGTTTCAGGGAAACAGTCACTTAGTCTGGGGATGAGTGATGATTATATTTATCAAACGTACAATCTTGTTTGGATTATCACAGAGTATGCGATTGAAATCGAGCGTTTGCCAAAATATACTGAAAATATCGTGATTGAAACGGTACCTACGGCTTATAATAAGCTCTTTTGTTACCGTGATTTCAATGTTTATGGTGAATCTGGTGATAAAATCATGACGATTCATTCGACTTTTGTCCTCATGGATTATGATAGCAGAAAGGTTCACCCTGTTATTGATGAAATCGTTGACGTTTATGATGTTGAAAAGATTAAAAAAATCTCTCGTGGTCCTCGTTACGAAAGCTTGGAAAATCCAGAAGAAACAACTTATCACGTTCGCTTTTTTGACCTTGATTTGAATGGTCATGTTAACAATAGCAAATACCTTGAATGGATGTATGATGTGTTGGACGTGGCGTTTTTAGAGGAACACATTCCACACCACATTAACCTCAAATACGTGAAAGAAGTCCATTATGGGCATGATATTAAATCACGTGTTGAAACAGATGGTTTGATAACAAAACATGAAATTGTTACCCAAGGTGCTGTTCATGCACAAGCTCGCATCGAGTGGAAGGAAAAATAA
- the hemW gene encoding radical SAM family heme chaperone HemW, with protein MLTKPTSAYVHIPFCTQICYYCDFSKVFIKNQPVDDYLQALIREFESYDIKQLRTLYIGGGTPTSITAQQLDYLLTNLTKHLDLSVLEEFTIEANPGDLTDDKIEVLKKSAVNRVSLGVQTFNDKQLKRIGRSHNESQIYSTIDHLKTAGFDNISIDLIYALPGQTMEDVKENVAKAIALDIPHLSLYSLILENHTVFMNKMRRGKLNLPQEDLEAEMFEYIIAELEANGFEHYEISNFTKPGFESRHNLMYWDNAEYYGVGAGASGYLNGVRYRNRGPIQHYLKAVSEGNARLSEEVLTKDEMMEEELFLGLRKKSGVSIAKFEEKFGVSFEERYGQIVTELCQQGLLVPDDKVVRMTKKGLFLGDTVAERFILE; from the coding sequence ATGTTAACAAAACCAACATCAGCTTATGTTCATATACCATTTTGTACGCAGATTTGTTATTATTGTGATTTTTCAAAAGTATTTATCAAAAATCAGCCTGTTGACGATTATTTGCAGGCTCTTATTCGTGAATTTGAGAGTTATGATATTAAACAATTGCGGACTTTATATATCGGAGGTGGAACGCCAACCTCAATTACCGCGCAGCAATTGGATTATTTGCTGACGAATTTGACAAAGCATTTAGATTTGAGCGTCTTAGAAGAATTTACCATTGAAGCAAATCCTGGGGATTTGACGGATGACAAGATTGAAGTGTTGAAGAAATCTGCTGTTAATCGTGTGTCGCTTGGTGTTCAGACTTTTAATGATAAGCAATTAAAGAGAATTGGGCGTAGCCACAATGAATCGCAAATTTATTCGACGATTGACCATTTGAAAACAGCAGGCTTTGATAATATTTCGATTGATTTAATTTATGCGCTTCCTGGTCAGACAATGGAAGATGTTAAGGAAAATGTTGCTAAGGCGATAGCGCTGGATATTCCTCATTTGAGTTTGTATAGTTTGATTTTAGAAAATCACACGGTTTTCATGAATAAAATGCGTCGTGGAAAATTGAATTTACCCCAAGAGGACCTTGAGGCGGAAATGTTTGAGTACATTATTGCTGAATTGGAAGCTAATGGCTTTGAGCATTATGAAATTTCTAATTTTACCAAGCCAGGTTTTGAAAGTCGTCATAATTTGATGTACTGGGATAATGCGGAATATTATGGTGTCGGTGCTGGGGCGTCTGGGTATTTAAACGGTGTTCGTTATCGTAATCGTGGGCCGATTCAACATTATTTAAAGGCTGTTTCTGAAGGAAATGCTAGGTTGTCAGAGGAGGTCTTGACCAAGGACGAAATGATGGAAGAAGAACTTTTCTTGGGCTTGCGTAAGAAATCTGGCGTTTCCATTGCAAAATTTGAAGAAAAGTTTGGCGTGTCTTTTGAAGAACGTTATGGTCAAATCGTGACAGAACTTTGTCAGCAGGGGCTTTTGGTGCCAGATGATAAGGTGGTTCGAATGACTAAAAAAGGTCTCTTTTTAGGAGACACGGTAGCAGAGAGATTTATATTGGAGTAA